The DNA sequence ACGAAGCCGCCGCCGTGGCCGCCCGCGTCCTCCGGGTAGCCGTTCTTGTAGCTGAAGCTCCCCAGCTGCACGGTGAGCCCGGGCGGCACCTCCACGGGCGTCTTCCGCAGCGTCTTCGACGCGACGATGCGCTCGAACACGGCGCGCAGCTCGGGGACCTCGATGGGGAGGAACCCGGTCTCCATCAACCGCTCCACGTTGCGGATCGCGGGCGGGACGCTCGCCAGGAAGCGCGGCTTGCGCTCGAAGAAGCCGCGGTAGCCGTACGCCCCCATCGCCTGCATGATCCGCACGAACACGTAGCCCCGGAAGTGCTGCCGGAACTGCTCGCGGTCCACGGGAAGGTACCGCTCCAGCGAGTCCAGGTAGTGCTCCAGCAGCTCGTCGCGGAGCGATTCCGGGATGGCGGCCTTGGGGTCGAAGAGGAGCGAGGCGACGTCGTACTGCAGCGCCCCCCGCCGGCCGCCCTGGTAGTCGATGAACCAGGGCTCCCCGTCGCGCAGCATGATGTTGCGCGACTGGAAGTCGCGGTACAGGAAGTGGCGGGTGTCCGCCCCCAGGAGGAAGGTGGTCAGCCGCTTGAAGTCCTTCTCCAGCCGCGCCTCGTTGAACGGGATGTGCGCCAGCTTCAGGAAGTGGTACTTGAAGTAGTTCAGGTCCCACAGGATGGACTGGCGGTCGAACGCCGCGCGAGGGTACGCCACGGAGTAGTCCACCGCCTTTCCGCCCTCCACCTGGAAGCGGGGGAGGATCTCCACCACCCGCTTGTAGACGGGCACCATGGAGGCCGGGAAGTCGCCCCCCTCCTCCTCGCGGGCGAGGGAGAGCCCGTCGAAGAGCGTGGTGTCCCCCAGGTCCTCCTCCAGGTACACGCCCGCCTCCTCGTCCACGCCGTAGATCTCGGGAACCGGGAGCCCCACCGAGCGGAAGCCGCGCGAATACGAGATGAAGGCGCGGTTCTCCTCCCGGTCCGGCCCCACCACCCCGATGGACGTTTCGTACCGGTCGCCGATGACGCGGTACATGGAGCGGCTGGACCCGTCTCCCTCCAGCGGAAGGACGGAGGCCGGCGGCTTGCCGAAGCGCTGCTCGAAGAGACGACTGAGGATCTGCTGCACGGGACGCTGCTCACGTAACGGGGTGTTGTCCAACGGGTAACCGAAAAAGATAACCCAGCAACCCCGATGCCGCGACGGAAACCCAGGAGCCGAACGGGTGCCGCCTGCCGGCCGCGGGTTGACACGGCTCCACCGCTAAGACATAGTTTCAGACAGGCTTCGTATCGCAATGAGCTGCATCGCGATACACCTCCCGTCCACCCTGTCTGCCACCACCATGCCTCATCAGCCCC is a window from the Longimicrobiaceae bacterium genome containing:
- a CDS encoding RNase adapter RapZ, yielding MQQILSRLFEQRFGKPPASVLPLEGDGSSRSMYRVIGDRYETSIGVVGPDREENRAFISYSRGFRSVGLPVPEIYGVDEEAGVYLEEDLGDTTLFDGLSLAREEEGGDFPASMVPVYKRVVEILPRFQVEGGKAVDYSVAYPRAAFDRQSILWDLNYFKYHFLKLAHIPFNEARLEKDFKRLTTFLLGADTRHFLYRDFQSRNIMLRDGEPWFIDYQGGRRGALQYDVASLLFDPKAAIPESLRDELLEHYLDSLERYLPVDREQFRQHFRGYVFVRIMQAMGAYGYRGFFERKPRFLASVPPAIRNVERLMETGFLPIEVPELRAVFERIVASKTLRKTPVEVPPGLTVQLGSFSYKNGYPEDAGGHGGGFVFDCRALHNPGRYAEYAGLCGCDEPVAKFLEEVPEVEEFWTHVRGIVDNQVQTYLTRGFTSLSVHFGCTGGQHRSVYFAERLAKHLREEFPEVNVVLTHREEGRWPARANPELAAAAARPAVETQVPG